In the Cucurbita pepo subsp. pepo cultivar mu-cu-16 chromosome LG17, ASM280686v2, whole genome shotgun sequence genome, atttgataaattagagaaatggAGATTTTTCACATGTTGCGACGTGGCGTAAATAAAAGGAGTGCGATGACGTAAGCGAAATGAAATCAGAGAATGGAATTGACGGCATGAGATTGTGACACGTGGAAATGATCTGATGGGATCGAATACAACATGTCTGTCACTGCTTCCTCTTCACACCGCACGGATTGGACAAAAGCCGGACAGCGCGGTGATGCGCCGTTATGAACTGTttacatatttctttttcctttttccttttcagagataatgatgaaattaattattttttttatttttcactacaattatatatatataattcctagttaatttatttttattaagttaaattattaaactaattcttaatttaattttcattcattaataattattttcaaataaattatatattttaaaaattaaatataattaatttacttgTAAatgtcttttatatttatatttgacaCCTTTTTTTACCATATCCCTAAAATTGATCAGAAGAGTGTTAGAGAATTAGGGGAGCATGTGTATAAAGGCTAagctttttatatttttttttatatttaaatagaaagaaaatgattagGTCAAATAGTCGCAATCAATATGTCATATAGTCGCCAACCTTGCTTTTAagtctaataataataataattaattaaatagaaaaatatataaaattaagaaaaataaattatagtttttaagcgaattttgttgttgaacTCAGGTCAACCACAGTGTAGATAAGGTAAgacttaaattatatatttttactgattattgtaataaaaagtaaaataaaataaataattaaaaagaagagagacgTTACATTATGCATATATATCGTTTAAACGGCGGGTGGGGCCCTTACTCTGAATGTGAGGTAATCAAATAACCCGGCCGTTACATGGTAGTCACCGACTCAGACGTGGCGTCCGGAAATTGGTACAGGCTGTCTTATGGACCCCACTTTGAACGCCGAACTTCTCCTATTTTGACCTTCTTCATTGGCCCTCTcctcttaaaatattaaaaaatattaaaaaaataataaaaataataaaaaaaaaataaaaaatgttattttcttttccctttttggcTGTTTatagtaaatgaaaataaaaaaggtgaGTCATATTCAATTCACCccatatgaagaaaaataaaaataaaaaagaaaaaagaaaataaagttgacGTCTTTTGCCCTCCACGCAGCTTAAAACACGCAGTGTGGCAAAAAATAGACAGTCTGTTAGACACGTCGACAAACCTACCAAATtcagatttttatttaaataaataataataataaattaatttttataggcCCAAAAACTCACGAGGGATTTCAAGctagaaaaagaatttaaaaaaaaaaagaaaagaaaaaaaaaagagtaatatTTAGTAATAGGGCTTATCGCATGTTTGCTTCACGCAAGCAGCTAAATGTAGGTGTTAAGGCTTTGCTCTCTCGCGTGGCTTTAAAgactttcttatttatttatttatttaaaaaaaaaaaaaaaaattgctgTTTTTAGCTCTTTATAAGTCCTCCAGTTgatttaaaacatttcttgtgCAAACACCACAAATTTCCACCAAACCCTAAAAAGccctcttcttcatcttcttctctctgcTCCTTTTCACTCCATCTCCTCCTTAAAAATGAGTGCCAACCCTAGTACTAGCGGCGGCGGAAgtggcggcggaggaggaggagtagGTCTGGGGAGTGGGAGTGGGAGTGGCGGCGGGGGAGGGCCATGTGGGGCCTGCAAGTTTCTTCGAAGAAAGTGCGTTCCAGGGTGCATATTCGCCCCATATTTCGACTCGGAACAAGGCGCCGCCCATTTCGCTGCTGTCCACAAGGTGTTCGGAGCCAGCAATGTGTCGAAGCTCCTCCTCCATATCCCTCTCCATAAGCGCCCCGACGCCGTGGTCACAATTTGCTACGAGGCCCAGGCTCGCCTCCGAGACCCTGTCTATGGCTGTGTCTCTCACATCTTTGCCCTTCAACAACAGGTAAGTAAATACTACCCTACTCTACCCTTCAATCGGTAAAGGATAAAGCTACTTAATTCTACTACCCTCCcactttaatttattattatattattaccaAATCATTTCCCCGGCGGTTACCACGGTAATATACCATAattaaattccttttttttctttttcttttttcaaataagCATTTTCtgcctatttatttattatttgcagTTATTAAGGAACTGGTCGGGCTATTGCCTTAAACTTAAGCTTTTCATTACAAACAACACTCATTTCCTACGTTTCCCCCAATATTCAGCTTCCTGTCAGTGTATCTTCTAAAccaaatcataatttttataaataatattctctacaatttttattcttataagTTTTggtcaaaatttcaattttataatcaattaaatgattttttggaaacttttttaagtaaaacaaaatatgttcccttttattcttttttttctttttctttttttaagaaccttttctaaaaattaaaaaccaaaaatagtttttatatagtttttattatttaatatttttattttatttttctatttttttaatctgtgTATGTATACTGCATATATAGCAATACCTACTACGTAAGTATCTTTGTACTATTAACAGTATGGTTggtaaatatttgtttgagatgaaataaaattaattttaatactttataatttccatttttttaaaaaaattattttagcttaaaccacaataaaaaatacctaattttactaatatttgtttctaaaaataaaaaagaacctTGGCGTTAAACAAGCCCtaagggtatttttatatatttgaaaagaattCTAGTAAAATAGAAAAAGCTAAAACTAGTTCAATTTccactttaattttgttgttttattatttattatttattattatttttagttgagTGTAATCTACtctcaataatttatttcatcttaaaactctatttatgcttaatttaaacctaatatatattaatatattaattagttgaattttttaattttattgtttatcaTAATACTAAAGGAGTGACATGTATTTCTTTACttgaattatgaaatttaaaaacattatgatTAAGATTTATATGTTAgttatgtattttaaaatttatttatttttgtcgtgtagttaaattagtttatatttaaatttattttagtccttgtattttttttaaactttgatctatttttgtagtttcataataatttatgtgaaaataatagtaaatataataaaatttaaatgtttataatgttaatatgtaaattaaaaactttgcAGGTGGTGAGTTTGCAAGCCGAGCTGTCGTACCTCCAAGCCCAACTAGCATCACTGGAACTGCCGTCGCCACCAAACCcgccacctccacctccaccaccaAGTTTCCAAGGGCTACCGCCGCTTTCCATCTCAGACCTGCCATCCCCCCCCTCCCTGCCAGCCACTTACGACCTGTCGTCCCTCTTTGACCCAATGGCTCAGCCTGCCTGGGTCTTGCCACAGCAGCGCCTCGACCCTCGCCAGTTTACCGGGGGTggaggaggcggcggcggcggtagCAGCGGCTTGTCCACTGTGGCCGGAGAAGGCGATCTTCAAGCCTTGGCCCGTGAACTCCTGCACCGACACGGCGCTCCACCAAGCTCCGACTCCTCATCGCCGCCGTCCGTctctaaataaaatcaaaacccttcattttctttgaatttcttgcCTCTTTGATTTCTCTTTTGTCAAAAATTGAAGGGTTCCTgagttttaagtttttctaaaaaaaaaaaaaaattaaaatttttttttttNTAGTTTAGACATGTAGCTATATTAGTTTTTCAATTTACATGTCAAACTGTTGCTGTTTTTGTCAACCACAGTTAGGTTAGTTGGTGAGTCTCAAAAATAATGATCTCAAGAATggttcaattaaataaatgttttataaaacattACTCAAGACTGGTCTATGTTACTCTATTTCTTGGCATTGATTGCCTATAATGCTTGAGATACATTGTTAAGTTCCGAGATTACTCGGGATAATTTATGTCTCTCGtttgttgaattttattttatattctagtttgaaatggtttttgttgataattttattgtgAATTGTTCTAATTCTAATTAGTAGGAGCTCAACTGGACCTGTCCTCGACGAAGGAAGCTCAAGTATTTGGAGAAATTTGGGATCGAAGGGACTTGattttttagggtttgattAAGTCAATTAGGGTTTAGGAAAGAAGAAGGCATTTGGTTTTAAATGTCTCAATCA is a window encoding:
- the LOC111778219 gene encoding LOB domain-containing protein 18-like — encoded protein: MSANPSTSGGGSGGGGGGVGLGSGSGSGGGGGPCGACKFLRRKCVPGCIFAPYFDSEQGAAHFAAVHKVFGASNVSKLLLHIPLHKRPDAVVTICYEAQARLRDPVYGCVSHIFALQQQVVSLQAELSYLQAQLASLELPSPPNPPPPPPPPSFQGLPPLSISDLPSPPSLPATYDLSSLFDPMAQPAWVLPQQRLDPRQFTGGGGGGGGGSSGLSTVAGEGDLQALARELLHRHGAPPSSDSSSPPSVSK